CAGCTCCTGTGCAAACAGCGTTGAGGGACTTACATCGTTGTTGTAACCGGTCAAATAGACCGATCCCTGGGCGATCCCGTTGTTCACTACCTTCACTACCGCCTGACTGATGAGTCCTGCTCCCGGGGTAGGGTTCTTTGTTAACATATTGGTTGTAAGTATAGGCATAGTTATCACCCTCCGATTAGAGCCGTATTCAATAGGATATGCAGAGGAAAATGGAAGTTTCTGGTCGGTTGACAGACCATGGCACTTGTCAAATCACACACACTCCCGCTTACTGGGGGTTGTTGCCAGATGGCAAGGACTGTGCTAAAATCAATGTAACTTTTTTAGAACGGAGGGTTGCGTGTGATAGATTATATCCGGATTCGCACTTTGCGCGGCTAATTATTTTCCCATAGCGCGAAAGCTCTGCCCTGTGCAGAGGACTCAGGATAAGTCTGTCCATAACACGTAACCCATAGAATTCACCTGTTAATCCGCAACCCGAACGCTGATTCCCGGATCCGGTACACTGTGTCCACTAGTGCATGTATCCGCCCCGTCAGGATCTGTGTTTGCCGGGAGGATTAGCTTTATATCTTTTTAAGTTGCCGGGGCCCTTGGCCCTGCAGCTTGAACCTTCATGGTGTCTATGGCAAGCATGGCCGTATAGCTGCTCCCGCGCAGCGGGCTATACCAGACCTTATTCTGTTGTTCCTCCACCTACTGTTAGCACAGGCAGACTGCCTGTGCTTTTTTGATGCCCAAATTACACTATGGAGGTTGATCTATATATGGAACCCGTACAACAGAAAGCCGTTATCGTCGGCATGCAGCTGCAGAACGATACGAACTTCGCTTATTCGATGGAGGAGCTGCGTAATCTGGCAGCCGCCTGCGAGATTGAGGTCGTGGCTGAGCTTAGCCAGAAATCCAGCCGGGTGAACCCGTCGCATTACATCGGTACCGGCAAAATCCAGGAGCTGGCGCTGCTGATGGAGCAGCATGAAGCGCCGGTCGTTATTTTCAATGATGAGCTGTCTCCCTCCCAGATCCGCAATCTGGAGTCATCGCTGGACCGCCAGGTCATTGACCGGACCATTCTGATTCTGAATATCTTCGCCTCGCGGGCGAAGACCAAGGAAGCCCAGCTGCAGGTAGAGGTCGCTCAGCTGCAATATATGCTGCCCCGCCTGAGCGGACTGCGTGAGTCTCTCGGCAGACAGGGCGGCGGGGCCGGCCTGAAGAACCGGGGAGCCGGGGAAACGAAGCTGGAGCTGGACCGCAGACGGATTGAAGAGCGGATCTCCGCATTGCAGTTAGAGCTGCAGACGCAGGTCGCAAGGCGCCAGATCCAGCGTAAGCAGCGGCATAAGAATGAGGTACCTGTGGTCTGTCTGGTCGGCTACACCAACACCGGCAAGTCCAGCTTAATGAACACCCTGGTCGAGACCTATCATCCCGGTTCGGGCAAAGGCGTGCTCGCCAAGGATATGCTGTTCGCGACGCTTGAGACCTCGGTGCGCAGCATCGTGCTGCCTGATCACAAGACCTTCCTGTTAACCGACACCGTAGGCTTCGTCAGCCAGCTGCCCCATCATCTGGTGAAGGCGTTCCGTTCGACCCTGGAGGAGGTAACGGAAGCCGATCTGCTGATTCATGTCGTCGATATTGCCGACCCGCAGCATGAGCAGCATATGGCTGTAACGAATGAGACCCTGAAGGCGCTGGGCGCTGACGGAATCCCTACTCTGTACGCCTACAACAAGGCTGATCTTAGGGAGGAGCCTTACCCGCAGGTGGAGGAGAACTCTGTAACCCTGTCTGCTAAGAAAAACCGCGGGATCGCCGAGCTGGTCACTCTGATCCGCAGCCGCATCTTCACCGACTATGTACAGTGTGAGATTCTGGTCCCGTTCGACCGGGGCAGCATTGTCTCCTACTTTAATGAACATGCCGATGTGCAGTCCGTCAGCTACGAAGAGCAGGGCACACGCCTGAAGCTGGAATGCCGGACCGCCGATTACGAGCGGTTCAGAGATGATTTTATAGAGCTGCCGCAATAAAACCTCTGAATGTCACAGGAGCTGGTCCCCGCATTACGGGGCCAGCTCCTTGTGTTGTCTATGAGGTTTGTTTTCGCATACGTTCTGAATTGTCCCTTCCTTTCGTAGCGGTGCTCCGCCTATCTCTTGCCAATTCTGCGCGTTTTCTCACTGGTCGCTTGCATGATGAAGCCCCATTGTTGCACATCTTGCAGGATTTCCCTAAAAAAGTTACAGGTTACGCTATATTGTTGTATCATTTGCAGGATTTCTGGTGATGAGAGCAAATTAGCGCTGGCTTTGTTGCCTTTCATGCAGGATTTCAGCATAAGCCGCTTCTATGGGGCAGTATTGCTGTACTTCTAGCAGGATTTCTCTACGATGTTACTGCCTACGGTATATGGGGGACTAACCCTCATCGCAGCAGCATCGATTGTGTTCGGTTTTTCATATACATTTGGTTCATGCGCCGTCGCACTTACCGATTGTATTCGGTTTTCCGCATACATTTGGTCATCGGCCTTTGTACCAGCAAATTGTGTTCGGTATTTCGCATACATTCATTCTTTGAGTGGTGAGGTCATGGCTCTCCCGGCGCGGGCCGCAGGTTAAGTACGAAACCTCCCTTCATGCTGTTCATGCTGTTCACGCCCCTTACACCCCACCCTCCCTTCTCAACATTCGTTTCGTTTGTTTCGTTTACTTCATTTACTCCATTTACTTCATTCGCTCCATTCTCATCATTCCATACGTTGACCCTCTTCGCTCCCGCTGCCTTCTCTCCTGCAACTCCCTGCGTTCTGTCCTCTTCATGCTCCATCCCACTGCTAACCCGCAGTCCGCCCTCATCTGTCTGCTCCAGAAGCGGGGCAGAGTTCAATCTCCCCTCCTCTCCAGCCACCAGAGAGAACACCAGCGCTGCCTGCTGCATGGAGGTGAAATCAAGGGTCCTGCGCGGACCGGCGTAGAGAATCATATCAATATTCATCCGGCCGTCTGCCTTATGAACCTCCCATGCCAAGCGATTCTCTGCATTCGCTGGTCTGCTGAATGCTGCGAACCAGGTGATCAGGCTAAACTCCGTCCCTCCGATGCTGATCACCGCACC
The window above is part of the Paenibacillus sp. FSL H8-0048 genome. Proteins encoded here:
- the hflX gene encoding GTPase HflX — translated: MEPVQQKAVIVGMQLQNDTNFAYSMEELRNLAAACEIEVVAELSQKSSRVNPSHYIGTGKIQELALLMEQHEAPVVIFNDELSPSQIRNLESSLDRQVIDRTILILNIFASRAKTKEAQLQVEVAQLQYMLPRLSGLRESLGRQGGGAGLKNRGAGETKLELDRRRIEERISALQLELQTQVARRQIQRKQRHKNEVPVVCLVGYTNTGKSSLMNTLVETYHPGSGKGVLAKDMLFATLETSVRSIVLPDHKTFLLTDTVGFVSQLPHHLVKAFRSTLEEVTEADLLIHVVDIADPQHEQHMAVTNETLKALGADGIPTLYAYNKADLREEPYPQVEENSVTLSAKKNRGIAELVTLIRSRIFTDYVQCEILVPFDRGSIVSYFNEHADVQSVSYEEQGTRLKLECRTADYERFRDDFIELPQ